A section of the Verrucomicrobiota bacterium genome encodes:
- a CDS encoding DUF1552 domain-containing protein, whose translation MKTRFPRRAFLHGLGACLALPTFESLVAAGSPAATLATTPGGMPLRLGFIAFANGSNYERWVPKGEGRGYEMNETFAPMKELRDKFQILTHLAHDTANNWGDGPGDHARAGASFLTGCHAWKTLGSRLHLGISVDQVAARQVGHLTRIDSLQLGVEGTRLYGACDTGYPCAYQYNISWASETLPLSPEPNPRAVFERLFGAGSGEERKARLRERLERRKSILDFVLADARRLHGRLGRGDQGKLAEYLEGVRRIETQIEKIEQFPLPNPDREQPAGIPARHEEHVDLMYDLMALAFQTDSTRVISYCVAPEGSNRPFLELGIAEGYHFLTHHAGNREKILKVAKIERWYMERFARFLRTLDGMKDADGRSVLDNSMIVYGCAIGDGNRHNHDELPVVLAGSGGGQLRPGRHVATREFTPMTNLYTAMLARARVQAERVGDSTGTLEDI comes from the coding sequence ATGAAAACCCGGTTTCCTCGACGCGCTTTTCTCCACGGCCTCGGCGCCTGTCTGGCCTTGCCGACATTTGAATCCTTGGTCGCGGCGGGCTCCCCGGCTGCCACGCTTGCAACGACACCGGGCGGGATGCCCCTGCGCCTGGGCTTCATCGCATTCGCCAATGGCTCCAACTACGAGCGCTGGGTGCCCAAGGGCGAGGGACGTGGTTACGAAATGAACGAGACGTTCGCTCCGATGAAGGAGTTGAGAGACAAGTTTCAGATCCTCACCCATCTGGCTCATGACACGGCCAACAACTGGGGCGACGGGCCCGGGGATCACGCTCGCGCCGGCGCCTCCTTCCTCACGGGCTGCCACGCTTGGAAAACACTCGGGTCGCGTCTGCACTTGGGGATCTCCGTGGATCAAGTCGCCGCGCGGCAGGTGGGGCATTTAACCCGCATCGATTCGCTTCAACTGGGCGTCGAGGGCACGCGGCTCTACGGCGCTTGTGACACCGGCTATCCCTGCGCTTACCAATACAATATTTCCTGGGCTTCAGAAACACTGCCTCTTTCACCCGAGCCCAATCCGCGAGCGGTTTTCGAGCGGTTGTTTGGCGCCGGGTCGGGCGAAGAGCGCAAAGCGCGGCTTCGCGAAAGGCTCGAACGCCGGAAGAGCATTCTCGATTTCGTGCTCGCCGATGCCCGGCGCCTGCACGGTCGATTGGGCCGCGGCGATCAGGGGAAGCTCGCCGAGTATCTCGAGGGTGTCCGGCGCATCGAAACCCAAATTGAGAAGATCGAACAATTTCCCCTTCCGAATCCGGACCGGGAACAGCCCGCCGGCATCCCCGCACGCCATGAGGAGCACGTGGATTTGATGTACGATCTGATGGCGCTGGCGTTCCAGACCGATTCCACGCGAGTCATCAGTTATTGCGTCGCTCCCGAAGGGAGCAACCGTCCGTTCCTTGAACTTGGCATTGCCGAGGGCTATCATTTCTTGACCCATCACGCCGGAAACCGCGAAAAGATCCTCAAGGTAGCCAAGATCGAACGGTGGTATATGGAGCGGTTTGCCCGATTCCTCCGCACGCTCGACGGGATGAAGGATGCCGACGGTCGATCCGTCCTCGACAATTCGATGATCGTCTACGGCTGCGCCATCGGGGACGGCAACCGCCACAATCACGATGAACTGCCCGTGGTGCTGGCGGGAAGTGGAGGCGGCCAACTGCGTCCCGGCCGCCATGTCGCCACCCGCGAATTCACGCCCATGACCAATCTCTACACCGCCATGCTGGCCCGCGCCCGGGTGCAAGCCGAGCGGGTGGGCGACAGCACCGGCACCCTGGAAGACATCTGA
- a CDS encoding DUF1592 domain-containing protein, with translation MALSTGKGHPRAKASTQGRDMEREEIAAADGHERKRRERRAPKSCGCTAGVPVHPQFVGDRVVLVTPTALSAVSQAGQPAPPNRPLRAAPPASPCIPMLLVGRACPSPPPTGCKTSCSGGAPGRTRPTCITGNIGLHPRHLGNLIFAFSFAPRSLIMPESMPTAPAIRIRDRRTPSLTGAGRVVLFVVLALASLSLTAAARSSSGPALLQQYCFDCHADGARKGEVELDAWLKASPSAESAAHWQKAWKITRHEFMPPAGRAQPSPEERESIVRWIASEKLGVDFERPDPGRVTLRRLNRLEYEFSIQDLFGADLASESSFSSDVSNASTTRQRLRDRLPPDETAHGFDNIGDFLTLPPALLDRYFEIAEDVVSRVVSLDGPRPPEQKFQPGDFAKAASSTEKVHAQTLSVETHHAGSYRVEIQFTVGGWQEYGGAYDMAVRMSETVLGQDRIDIGGYKTHRYATNLHLSAGRHTILLSTEPKVPDFKGALKALALRPAARLVGPLEQRHLTYPEPHQRVFFKGEPPRETRKRRAYARDILERAASRAFRRPVETATLDGLVSVALQEPHFERGIAHGLIAILTSPQFLFRSETQPRPNDPSTVHALDDYALASRLSYLLWLSVPDDELTRLAAQGRLRPQLRAQVKRMLADAKAERFFEDFPGQWLRTRNVLMTPVSMRAGAKLDPVRASMKRETELLFEHIARRDLDLIELLTARYTFLDKPLADYYGIPGVPEQGFHRVELAPESRRGGLLTQGSFLVSSSNPNRTSPVKRGLFVLENLLALEPPPPPPNVPALEDVNLGDTSKISGRERLALHRADKSCASCHAHFDPLGVALENFDVLGQWRDRDEGLPIEARENTLSGETLTGVADVRTFLTGQKRRFYRGVSEKLLTYALGRGLDPADAVTVDRLAVDLDANGGTFSTLLMGVVESPAFQMRRGDDGGTRSATRGFVPSPPPPEKRRPPKRS, from the coding sequence ATGGCACTTTCAACGGGCAAGGGTCATCCCAGGGCGAAGGCATCCACCCAGGGGCGGGACATGGAGCGGGAGGAGATCGCCGCGGCGGATGGGCACGAGCGGAAGCGCCGTGAACGGCGCGCCCCGAAAAGCTGTGGATGCACAGCCGGCGTTCCGGTGCATCCACAGTTTGTCGGTGACCGGGTTGTCTTGGTCACGCCGACAGCCCTGTCTGCTGTTTCGCAGGCTGGGCAGCCTGCGCCACCCAATAGACCACTTCGGGCTGCACCCCCGGCATCGCCGTGTATCCCGATGTTGTTGGTAGGGCGGGCCTGTCCCAGCCCGCCGCCCACGGGATGCAAAACATCATGCTCCGGCGGCGCGCCGGGACGGACGCGCCCTACCTGCATCACCGGCAACATCGGGCTGCACCCCCGGCATTTGGGAAACCTCATTTTCGCGTTCTCTTTTGCCCCCCGATCGCTCATAATGCCTGAATCCATGCCAACCGCCCCGGCCATTCGAATTCGCGATCGAAGAACGCCGAGCCTGACCGGGGCGGGCCGGGTCGTCCTCTTCGTCGTTCTTGCTCTCGCCTCCCTTTCCCTGACCGCTGCCGCACGCTCGAGTTCCGGCCCCGCCTTGCTGCAACAGTATTGCTTCGACTGCCACGCGGATGGCGCCCGCAAAGGCGAGGTCGAGCTGGACGCGTGGCTCAAAGCCTCCCCAAGCGCTGAATCCGCCGCCCACTGGCAAAAGGCCTGGAAAATCACGCGTCACGAGTTCATGCCGCCCGCCGGCCGGGCCCAGCCAAGCCCCGAGGAACGCGAGTCCATCGTCCGCTGGATCGCCTCTGAAAAGCTGGGAGTCGATTTTGAACGGCCCGATCCCGGACGTGTCACGCTGCGTCGTTTGAACCGCCTCGAATACGAGTTCTCCATCCAGGACCTCTTCGGCGCCGACCTCGCGTCCGAGTCGAGTTTCAGCAGCGACGTCTCCAACGCCAGCACCACGCGGCAGCGGTTGCGCGACCGTCTGCCGCCGGATGAAACGGCGCACGGTTTCGATAACATCGGGGATTTCCTGACTCTGCCTCCCGCCCTGCTGGACCGCTATTTCGAGATCGCCGAGGATGTCGTTTCCCGCGTGGTTTCCCTCGACGGTCCGCGCCCGCCCGAGCAAAAATTCCAGCCGGGCGACTTTGCCAAGGCGGCGAGTTCCACCGAAAAAGTCCATGCCCAAACGCTCTCCGTCGAGACGCATCACGCCGGCTCGTACCGCGTTGAAATTCAATTCACCGTCGGAGGCTGGCAGGAGTATGGTGGCGCTTACGATATGGCGGTCCGGATGAGCGAGACGGTGTTGGGCCAGGATCGCATCGACATCGGCGGATACAAGACCCACCGTTACGCCACCAACCTCCATCTATCCGCCGGCCGCCACACCATCCTTTTGTCCACCGAACCCAAGGTTCCGGATTTCAAAGGTGCGCTGAAGGCCCTCGCACTGCGGCCCGCGGCGAGGCTGGTCGGACCGCTCGAGCAACGCCACCTCACCTACCCCGAGCCTCATCAGCGGGTGTTCTTCAAGGGCGAGCCTCCCCGGGAAACACGGAAACGCCGGGCCTACGCGCGAGACATTCTTGAGCGTGCCGCTTCGCGCGCCTTTCGGCGGCCTGTGGAAACCGCCACGCTCGATGGCTTGGTTTCCGTCGCCCTCCAGGAACCTCATTTCGAAAGAGGCATCGCGCATGGCCTCATCGCCATTCTCACGTCACCGCAATTCCTCTTCCGATCCGAGACCCAACCGCGACCCAATGATCCTTCGACCGTGCATGCGCTGGACGACTACGCCCTGGCCTCGCGGCTTTCGTATTTGCTCTGGCTGAGCGTGCCGGATGACGAACTCACTCGCCTGGCCGCTCAGGGACGGCTCCGTCCGCAACTCCGGGCTCAGGTGAAGCGCATGCTGGCGGATGCCAAGGCCGAGCGGTTCTTCGAGGATTTCCCGGGTCAATGGCTGCGCACGCGCAACGTGCTGATGACTCCGGTCTCCATGAGAGCCGGTGCCAAGCTGGACCCCGTCCGTGCCTCCATGAAGCGCGAGACGGAATTGCTCTTCGAGCACATTGCCCGGCGCGATCTCGATCTGATCGAATTGCTCACCGCCCGTTACACGTTTCTCGACAAGCCCCTGGCCGATTACTACGGCATTCCGGGCGTGCCTGAGCAGGGATTCCATCGTGTCGAGCTCGCTCCGGAATCTCGACGGGGCGGCCTGCTGACTCAGGGCAGTTTTCTCGTCTCCAGTTCGAATCCGAATCGAACATCGCCGGTCAAGCGAGGGCTCTTCGTCCTGGAAAACTTGCTGGCGCTCGAACCTCCTCCTCCACCGCCCAACGTGCCTGCGCTCGAGGACGTCAATCTGGGTGATACGTCCAAGATCTCCGGCCGGGAACGGCTGGCGTTGCATCGGGCGGACAAGTCCTGCGCCTCTTGCCACGCCCATTTCGATCCCCTGGGCGTCGCCTTGGAAAATTTCGATGTGCTGGGCCAGTGGCGCGACCGGGATGAGGGCCTCCCGATCGAGGCGCGAGAGAACACCCTCTCGGGCGAAACGTTGACCGGTGTCGCCGATGTGCGCACGTTTCTGACTGGTCAGAAACGCCGCTTCTATCGCGGGGTTTCCGAGAAATTGCTCACCTATGCGCTCGGACGCGGACTCGACCCGGCCGATGCGGTCACGGTGGACCGGCTGGCGGTCGATCTCGACGCCAACGGCGGCACCTTCTCCACGCTGCTGATGGGTGTCGTCGAAAGTCCCGCCTTTCAAATGCGCCGCGGTGACGATGGCGGCACCCGCTCGGCCACGCGCGGTTTTGTCCCGTCTCCACCGCCCCCTGAAAAACGAAGGCCTCCCAAACGATCATGA
- a CDS encoding tetratricopeptide repeat protein, translated as MKRLAPRPEFSGVPALAHGAWRWILLALGLGVLCGPGQAQVLPEAELFDTAARAFQDRNYEYAEKTFGEFTKHYPMSTRWSEALARQGQARFELKQYTGVVELLQGGLSLAGPIADEYHYWIGQAQLLRGNFSEAASAFAKIVQGFPGSRWRLDAAFGESVSHFRRGDLRKAADLITTPGNAFQQLAGGKAASGSDVVYRGYLLAAEAFLGTSRAESALEALLRIEAAKVVPELAWQREHAVFRAQLALARTNLALRAATNLVETSKKIAEKSYAARSHAGWAALLEATGDLDGAFLAFTNNLAPGLVEELRRDALLRLTSIKRKQDREAEMAQYLESFLGQAPDDKQADLARVQWSDLTLAMHWRSTEGTTLPSSNAPAAALAKAIPLLDKVVAGGTNGPYHGQAFWLRGWCRWVLSGTGTETNLTLSALGDFEQAASLLPAGENQALARFKAGDCALLLRQHARAAGHYAAVVQACEGSPKLKEGLMPQALFQLAESSIGARDQNTAIRAIERLFRDFPEKEYGGRGMLHVGQALAREGKPSEGRRLFEQLAEAAPQSPLMPEVKLAIARTHVKESNWKEAAAHYDRWLAAYTNHAAASAVSFDRAWLTERAGDDVKAAVFFAEFVERFPQHPEAPRASYWLGNHEYNLGEFVKAETHFQKAAGDTNAPSTLRWQARLAAGRSAFARLGYDEARAHFAAIVDDPKASPEEAAEALFALGDTFRAQPAAEAGKPLERFAEAIKAFNRVAQAFPTNVLAPVAWAKIGDCHVQLASLDPARYEQAAQAYTNALTHPLADLMARGEAEYGLGLVREKTGQLDLALEHYSNILYGKNLGPNEVPDPVTLEQAGYGAARVAELQRKPELVTGIYQRLIKELPEIAGALKARMDKAMERISGIPRAAAAN; from the coding sequence ATGAAACGACTCGCCCCAAGGCCGGAGTTCTCGGGCGTTCCCGCCCTTGCCCATGGAGCTTGGAGGTGGATTCTGCTCGCTCTGGGGCTGGGCGTCCTGTGCGGGCCGGGGCAGGCCCAAGTGCTGCCCGAAGCGGAATTGTTCGATACGGCCGCGAGAGCCTTTCAGGACCGAAACTACGAGTACGCGGAGAAAACGTTTGGCGAATTCACCAAGCATTATCCCATGTCCACGCGCTGGTCCGAGGCCCTCGCTCGCCAGGGCCAGGCCCGGTTCGAATTGAAGCAATACACCGGCGTGGTCGAACTGCTCCAGGGAGGACTGTCCCTGGCCGGGCCAATCGCGGACGAGTACCATTACTGGATCGGGCAGGCGCAACTCTTGCGCGGGAATTTTTCGGAAGCCGCCTCGGCTTTCGCCAAGATTGTCCAGGGATTTCCCGGTTCGAGATGGCGTCTGGACGCGGCGTTTGGCGAATCGGTATCGCATTTTCGGCGCGGCGATCTGCGCAAGGCCGCGGACCTCATCACCACGCCCGGCAACGCGTTCCAACAACTGGCGGGCGGCAAAGCAGCGAGCGGCAGCGACGTCGTGTATCGCGGCTACCTGCTGGCGGCGGAAGCATTTCTGGGCACGTCCCGGGCGGAGTCGGCCCTGGAGGCGCTGTTGCGCATTGAGGCCGCCAAGGTCGTGCCCGAGCTCGCCTGGCAGCGGGAACACGCGGTGTTCCGGGCTCAACTCGCTTTGGCGCGCACCAACCTCGCCCTGCGCGCGGCCACGAACTTGGTGGAGACTTCGAAAAAGATCGCGGAGAAGTCCTACGCCGCCCGGTCCCACGCCGGGTGGGCCGCGCTCCTGGAAGCGACGGGGGATCTGGACGGCGCTTTTCTCGCGTTCACCAATAATCTGGCGCCCGGGCTCGTGGAAGAGCTTCGTCGGGACGCCTTGTTGCGCTTGACGTCGATCAAACGGAAGCAAGACCGCGAGGCGGAAATGGCTCAATACCTTGAATCGTTTCTGGGCCAAGCTCCGGACGACAAGCAGGCGGACCTGGCGAGAGTGCAATGGTCCGATCTCACGCTCGCGATGCACTGGCGATCCACGGAGGGAACGACCCTGCCATCCTCCAATGCCCCGGCGGCGGCCCTGGCAAAGGCGATTCCCTTGCTGGACAAAGTGGTGGCCGGTGGCACGAATGGTCCTTATCACGGCCAAGCCTTTTGGCTGCGAGGATGGTGCCGCTGGGTGCTTTCCGGGACCGGCACGGAAACGAATCTCACCCTGTCGGCGCTCGGAGACTTCGAGCAAGCCGCGAGCCTGCTCCCGGCGGGTGAAAACCAGGCGCTGGCTCGTTTCAAGGCGGGGGATTGCGCGCTGCTCCTGAGGCAGCACGCCCGAGCCGCCGGACATTACGCCGCGGTGGTGCAGGCTTGCGAGGGATCGCCCAAATTGAAGGAAGGGCTGATGCCGCAGGCTCTGTTTCAGCTCGCGGAGTCCTCGATCGGCGCCCGGGACCAGAACACCGCCATCCGCGCCATCGAACGTTTGTTCAGGGATTTTCCGGAGAAGGAATACGGCGGACGCGGCATGCTGCACGTCGGCCAGGCTCTGGCGAGAGAGGGGAAGCCGTCGGAGGGCCGCCGTTTGTTCGAACAGTTGGCGGAGGCCGCCCCGCAATCTCCGCTGATGCCGGAGGTGAAGCTGGCCATCGCTCGAACGCACGTGAAGGAATCGAACTGGAAGGAAGCCGCCGCGCACTACGATCGCTGGCTGGCGGCTTACACGAATCATGCCGCCGCCTCCGCAGTGTCGTTCGACCGGGCTTGGCTGACGGAACGCGCGGGTGACGACGTGAAGGCGGCCGTGTTTTTCGCCGAATTCGTCGAACGCTTCCCGCAGCACCCGGAGGCGCCACGCGCCTCATACTGGCTGGGCAACCACGAGTACAATCTGGGGGAGTTCGTCAAAGCAGAGACGCATTTCCAGAAGGCCGCCGGGGACACCAACGCGCCCTCCACTCTCCGATGGCAGGCGCGCCTGGCGGCGGGGCGGTCGGCGTTCGCGAGGTTGGGATACGACGAGGCCCGTGCGCATTTCGCAGCCATCGTCGATGATCCGAAGGCGAGCCCGGAGGAAGCGGCGGAAGCATTGTTCGCGCTGGGCGACACGTTTCGCGCCCAACCGGCCGCGGAAGCCGGGAAGCCGTTGGAACGGTTCGCGGAAGCCATCAAGGCGTTCAATCGAGTCGCCCAGGCCTTTCCCACCAACGTCCTGGCGCCCGTGGCGTGGGCTAAAATTGGCGATTGCCACGTGCAGCTCGCGTCGCTCGATCCGGCGCGATACGAGCAGGCGGCTCAAGCCTACACCAACGCACTCACTCATCCGCTGGCCGATCTCATGGCGCGCGGAGAAGCCGAATACGGCCTGGGTTTGGTACGCGAGAAAACCGGCCAGCTCGATCTCGCCCTGGAGCATTATTCCAACATTCTCTACGGAAAGAATCTGGGGCCGAACGAAGTTCCCGATCCGGTGACGCTTGAACAAGCGGGCTACGGCGCCGCGAGGGTGGCGGAACTGCAGAGAAAACCCGAGCTCGTCACCGGCATCTATCAGCGCTTGATCAAAGAACTGCCCGAAATCGCGGGCGCGCTCAAAGCCCGCATGGACAAGGCGATGGAACGAATCTCCGGAATTCCCAGAGCCGCGGCGGCCAATTAG
- the moaA gene encoding GTP 3',8-cyclase MoaA has protein sequence MTVPPTRLEDSYGRVMRDLRISVTDRCNFRCLYCLPETEEAANFYRSKYNPLKNPHPLRPIPRAWKPKSELLTFEEIERVARSAVRLGIQKLRVTGGEPLLRRDLPDLIRRLAGLSGVEDLAMTTNGFLFASQARSLREAGLTRVSFSLDSLDRDNFRKLTGRDGLHEVLDAIAVAKTEGYSPVKVNAVIIRGMNDHEVEDLARFAAGQGLHMRFIEFMPLDSSRAWLKEMVVPAREILDRLSAALTLIPVPPAHPAETARRWQLQGASGGEIGLIAPVSEPFCGHCNRLRLTADGKIRTCLFSLGEHDLRPWLRGERANGDPELGAELARITGLKEDRHHIGEPDFVQPERTMSCIGG, from the coding sequence ATGACCGTTCCGCCCACGCGGCTCGAAGACAGCTACGGGCGGGTCATGCGCGACCTGCGCATCAGCGTCACGGATCGCTGTAATTTCCGCTGCCTTTATTGCCTGCCCGAGACGGAGGAGGCCGCCAACTTCTATCGTTCCAAGTACAACCCGTTGAAGAATCCGCATCCGCTGAGGCCGATTCCCCGGGCATGGAAGCCAAAGTCCGAATTGCTGACTTTCGAGGAGATCGAGCGGGTGGCGCGGAGTGCCGTCCGGCTTGGGATTCAAAAGCTGCGTGTGACCGGGGGTGAGCCGCTGCTGCGCCGTGATTTGCCGGATTTGATTCGGCGGCTGGCGGGGCTTTCCGGAGTGGAGGATTTGGCGATGACGACGAACGGTTTTCTTTTCGCCAGCCAGGCGCGTTCGCTCCGCGAAGCGGGTTTGACCCGGGTGAGCTTCAGCCTGGATTCCCTGGATCGCGACAACTTTCGGAAACTGACCGGGCGGGACGGACTGCATGAGGTGCTGGATGCCATCGCCGTTGCGAAAACGGAGGGCTACTCACCCGTCAAGGTGAACGCGGTGATCATCCGGGGCATGAACGACCACGAGGTGGAGGACCTGGCACGCTTCGCCGCCGGCCAAGGATTGCACATGCGCTTCATCGAGTTCATGCCGCTCGACTCCAGCCGGGCCTGGCTGAAAGAGATGGTCGTGCCCGCGCGGGAGATCTTGGACCGATTGAGCGCTGCCCTCACGCTCATTCCTGTTCCTCCCGCGCATCCCGCGGAAACGGCGCGCCGCTGGCAACTCCAGGGCGCGTCGGGCGGGGAGATCGGGTTGATCGCGCCGGTGAGCGAACCTTTCTGCGGGCATTGCAACCGGCTGCGTTTGACCGCGGATGGCAAGATCCGAACCTGCCTCTTTTCCCTTGGGGAACACGATCTGCGCCCCTGGCTGCGAGGTGAGCGCGCCAACGGGGACCCTGAGTTAGGCGCGGAATTGGCCCGGATTACCGGGTTGAAAGAGGACCGCCATCACATCGGCGAACCGGATTTTGTCCAACCGGAGCGGACCATGAGCTGCATCGGAGGATGA
- a CDS encoding sugar phosphate isomerase/epimerase, translating into MTHRVRWFSSAGILPGARCALDVFPRFHQFSPMNHPTGCPRELDSAVDGSIGLHHSRRRFLDRLAWGTSAVAMAPALRGALNAVEPFQRQGPPRLLLSLAAYSFRDQLQAGQLNLFQFLDFCAAHGCVGAELTSYYFPKEVDVAFLLRVKAHAFLRGIVISGTAVGNTFTHGPGAKRDEEMRLVKQWVDYAAILGAPHIRVFAGSVPQGLKADEAKRNCIAALEEAGDYAGRKGIWLGVENHGGIVAEAKDLVEMVRATRSPWVGVNLDTGNFHTADPYADLARVAPYAVNVQLKGELRARGGKAERTDLSRVARILRDARYQGFVALEYESREDPFQAVPRWLAEMKTAFGGAGV; encoded by the coding sequence ATGACGCATCGGGTTCGATGGTTCTCGTCGGCGGGCATACTTCCCGGTGCCCGTTGCGCACTGGACGTTTTCCCGCGGTTCCATCAGTTTTCCCCCATGAACCACCCTACAGGTTGTCCCCGCGAGTTGGATTCGGCGGTTGACGGATCGATTGGTCTCCACCATTCCCGCCGGCGTTTTCTCGATCGACTGGCTTGGGGGACGTCCGCTGTGGCGATGGCGCCGGCCCTGCGCGGAGCCCTGAATGCGGTGGAGCCTTTTCAACGGCAGGGACCGCCCCGCCTGCTCCTGAGCCTCGCCGCGTATTCGTTCCGTGATCAACTGCAAGCGGGCCAGTTGAACTTGTTCCAGTTTCTCGATTTCTGCGCCGCGCACGGCTGTGTGGGGGCGGAACTCACCAGTTATTATTTTCCCAAAGAGGTGGACGTCGCTTTCCTGTTGCGGGTCAAGGCGCACGCGTTTCTGCGGGGCATCGTCATCAGCGGCACCGCCGTCGGCAACACGTTCACCCACGGCCCGGGTGCGAAGCGCGATGAGGAAATGCGGTTGGTGAAGCAGTGGGTGGATTACGCCGCCATTCTGGGGGCACCCCATATTCGCGTCTTCGCCGGGTCCGTGCCCCAGGGCTTGAAGGCTGACGAGGCGAAGCGAAACTGCATCGCCGCGCTGGAGGAGGCTGGAGATTACGCGGGCCGGAAGGGAATCTGGCTGGGAGTTGAGAACCACGGCGGCATCGTTGCCGAGGCGAAGGATTTGGTCGAAATGGTGCGTGCCACGCGATCTCCCTGGGTTGGTGTGAACCTGGACACGGGGAATTTCCACACGGCGGATCCCTACGCCGACCTCGCCCGGGTGGCGCCTTACGCGGTGAATGTTCAGTTGAAAGGCGAACTGCGCGCGCGCGGCGGGAAAGCGGAGCGGACGGACCTGTCTCGCGTGGCCAGGATCCTCCGTGACGCGCGTTATCAGGGATTCGTCGCGTTGGAGTATGAATCCAGAGAAGACCCGTTCCAGGCGGTTCCCCGCTGGTTGGCAGAAATGAAAACGGCCTTCGGGGGCGCAGGCGTTTGA
- a CDS encoding glycosyl hydrolase gives MPIAIDYRLTPSVLRASLETFFELSAAKILALEKGWDASRGTPVFTVRGRYTTRGWTEWTQGFQYGSALIQFDATGDERFLEIGRRGTFERMAPHVSHVGVHDHGFNNVSTYGHLRRLMREGRLPFCEHEQAFYEMALKVSGAVQAARWTTIANGEGYIYSFNGPHSLFIDTMRSLRSLALAHQLGHRLMGENDRSISLLRRMIEHARTTATYALYFGKGRDAFDVRGRTAHESLFNLNDGRYRCPSTQQGYSPFSTWTRGLAWAILGFAEQAEFLDSLPDGAIEAELAGLPEASAKAVRALFVECAEATARRYLDLACADGIPVWDDGAPQLSKMGSYAGKRSNPSNPWEPFDSSAAAIAAQGLLRLGGLLDRRGRRPASRTYRQAGWTVARTLFSDPYLSRSPRHQGLILHSVYHRPNGWDYIAPGQKVPNGESSMWGDYHARELALMIWRELKRALPLRFFDVDPQISPDLPD, from the coding sequence ATGCCCATCGCGATTGATTATCGGCTCACGCCCTCCGTCCTCCGCGCCTCCCTGGAAACGTTTTTCGAGCTGTCCGCCGCCAAAATCCTGGCGCTGGAAAAAGGCTGGGATGCTTCGCGTGGCACGCCGGTGTTCACGGTGCGCGGGCGCTACACGACGCGCGGATGGACGGAGTGGACGCAGGGCTTTCAATACGGCTCGGCCTTGATCCAGTTCGACGCGACCGGAGACGAGCGTTTCCTTGAGATTGGACGGCGCGGGACGTTCGAACGGATGGCGCCGCACGTCTCCCACGTTGGCGTGCATGATCACGGATTCAATAACGTCAGCACTTACGGCCATTTGCGGCGTCTGATGCGTGAAGGAAGGCTCCCGTTTTGCGAGCATGAACAGGCGTTTTACGAAATGGCGTTGAAGGTGTCCGGAGCGGTTCAAGCCGCGCGTTGGACCACGATCGCGAATGGCGAGGGTTATATTTACTCCTTCAATGGTCCCCACTCTCTGTTCATCGATACGATGCGGTCCTTGCGATCGCTGGCGTTGGCGCACCAGCTTGGGCATCGGTTGATGGGCGAGAACGACCGCTCGATTTCCCTGCTGAGGCGGATGATTGAACATGCGCGCACGACGGCCACTTACGCCTTGTACTTCGGGAAGGGCCGGGATGCTTTCGACGTGCGTGGACGCACGGCCCACGAAAGCTTGTTCAATCTCAACGACGGGCGCTATCGGTGTCCCAGCACTCAGCAAGGTTACTCGCCTTTCAGCACTTGGACCCGGGGCCTGGCTTGGGCCATCCTGGGTTTCGCGGAACAGGCGGAGTTTCTGGACTCCTTGCCGGATGGAGCAATCGAGGCGGAATTGGCCGGACTGCCCGAGGCTTCGGCCAAGGCGGTCCGAGCGCTTTTCGTGGAGTGCGCTGAAGCCACGGCGCGTCGTTATCTCGACCTCGCCTGCGCCGATGGCATTCCGGTCTGGGACGATGGTGCGCCGCAACTTTCAAAGATGGGTTCTTACGCGGGGAAGCGGTCCAATCCGTCCAATCCCTGGGAACCTTTCGACAGCTCGGCTGCCGCCATCGCCGCGCAGGGGCTGTTAAGGCTGGGCGGATTGTTGGACCGAAGGGGGCGTCGCCCCGCGTCGCGCACGTATCGCCAAGCGGGATGGACGGTGGCCCGGACGTTGTTCTCCGATCCGTATCTTTCGAGGTCGCCGCGGCATCAGGGGTTGATCCTGCACTCGGTGTATCACCGTCCCAACGGCTGGGACTACATCGCGCCAGGCCAGAAGGTTCCCAACGGCGAAAGCTCGATGTGGGGGGATTACCACGCGCGGGAATTGGCCTTGATGATCTGGCGCGAGTTGAAGCGCGCTTTGCCGCTTCGGTTTTTCGATGTGGACCCTCAGATCAGCCCTGACCTGCCGGATTGA